Proteins from a genomic interval of Helicoverpa armigera isolate CAAS_96S chromosome 9, ASM3070526v1, whole genome shotgun sequence:
- the LOC110369926 gene encoding pre-rRNA 2'-O-ribose RNA methyltransferase FTSJ3, with translation MGKKTKVGKQRKDKYYQLAKETGFRSRAAFKLIQLNRKFGFLQKSRVCIDLCAAPGGWMQVAHQNMPVSSVVIGVDLFPIKPVPGCIALTEDITTEKCKTAIKKEIKTWKADVVLNDGAPNVGLNWIHDAYQQACLTLSALKLATNFLREGGWFVTKVFRSKDYHALLWVLKQFFKKVHATKPQASRNESSEIFVVCQGYIAPDTIDPKFLDPKHVFEDLDIVKKQHLNILHPEKQKKAKAEGYLENDYTTHHKVLLSQFLSQDSDPIDLLQGCSEIVFDDKSVEEHPKTTAEIKECCKDIKVLGRKDLKALLSWFKQMKEFKASQEVKADDKEDGDEETKVETTEDNDEEDDVDAEIAGLQDEERRTSKRKRKQLNKQRQKLAEKMNLKMVLKGDGGPILESNDMFKLSDIKNAEELARMVDQQPDIVVDGDDDSDDEFKVKKKFVKYDTESSKLDSSGLYYKDSDSELEMESDSDTEQDKETLAFSDSDTENKKMAKLTKLNTLKNSKVAKTDVIPKNHPLLTDLDNTDPISRRSMKAELWFQKDSFKDIDEDDDEGVDLDKLAETLKEKGKKVAEDGMMEKANGLKRKLQEESSDDDSSDSDYDVEDTVAPTSGKAGAKGAQKDGFEVVSQDPDLKRLKKNLKMDAETLALGTMIATSKKFKRDLIDDGWNRYAFNDKNLPDWFVDDEKKHMKKTIIVPEEYTEEYKNRLQDINARPIKKVIEAKARKKKRMIKKMERAKKKVEAVMENADMSEREKAQQIKTLYKKAQTDGKKKVTYVVAKKHTTAKRMKRPQGVKGHYKVVDPRMKKDLRAQKAKEKTKGRGKKVRPSKNSKSTPPKKKGKKAKAK, from the exons ATGGGGAAGAAGACGAAAGTAGGAAAACAGCGGAAAGACAAATATTATCAACTTGCCAAAGAGACAG GTTTTCGTTCCAGAGCTGCATTCAAGTTGATACAATTGAATCGTAAATTCGGGTTTTTACAAAAGTCACGAGTATGCATCGATTTATGTGCTGCGCCTGGAGGATGGATGCAGGTGGCGCATCAGAACATGCCTGTATCAAGTGTTGTCATCGGTGTGGATTTGTTTCCTATCAAACCAGTTCCTGGCTGTATAGCTCTTACTGAAGATATTACTACAGAAAAAtgtaaaactgcaataaaaaaggAAATCAAAACATGGAAAGCCGATGTTGTTCTCAATGATGGTGCTCCAAATGTTGGTTTGAACTGGATTCACGATGCCTACCAGCAAGCCTGTCTTACTCTCAGTGCACTCAAGTTAGCTACAAATTTCTTGAGGGAAGGAGGATGGTTTGTCACTAAAGTATTCAGATCTAAAGATTATCATGCACTTCTGTGGGtgttgaaacaatttttcaaaaaagtccaTGCAACAAAGCCCCAGGCTTCTCGTAATGAATCATCTGAAATATTTGTAGTTTGTCAGGGCTATATTGCACCTGATACAATTGACCCAAAATTTCTGGATCCTAAACATGTATTTGAAGATTTGGATATTGTTAAAAAACAGCATTTGAATATATTACACCCAGAAAAGCAAAAGAAAGCTAAAGCTGAGGGATATTTGGAAAATGACTATACCACACATCACAAAGTACTACTTTCTCAGTTTTTGAGTCAAGATTCAGACCCAATCGATTTGTTGCAGGGATGCTCAGAG ATTGTGTTTGATGATAAATCGGTAGAGGAGCATCCAAAAACCACAGCAGAGATTAAAGAATGCTGTAAAGATATTAAAGTTCTCGGGAGAAAAGACCTCAAGGCATTACTCAGTTGGttcaaacaaatgaaagaaTTTAAAGCCTCAcag GAAGTCAAAGCAGATGATAAGGAAGATGGTGATGAGGAAACAAAGGTGGAGACAACTGAGGACAATGATGAAGAAGATGATGTTGATGCTGAGATTGCTGGACTGCAG GATGAAGAAAGACGTACCTCTAAACGGAAAAGGAAACAACTCAATAAGCAAAGGCAAAAGTTGGCAGAGAAAATGAATCTGAAAATGGTACTCAAAGGTGATGGTGGACCTATTTTGGAGAGTAATGATATGTTCAAATTATCAGATATCAAGAATGCTGAG gAATTAGCGCGCATGGTGGACCAGCAGCCTGATATAGTGGTAGATGGTGACGATGATTCCGATGATGAGTTCAAAGTGAAGAAGAAGTTTGTCAAATATGATACTGAGTCTTCTAAACTGGACTCTTCAGGCCTTTACTATAAAGATTCAGACAGTGAACTTGAAATGGAATCTGACTCTGATACTGAACAAGACAAGGAGACTTTAG CATTTTCAGATTCAgacacagaaaataaaaaaatggcaaaactaacaaaattaaacacattaaaaaatagCAAAGTGGCCAAAACAGATGTTATACCGAAAAATCATCCTTTGTTGACTGATTTGGACAACACTGACCCAATCTCAAGGCGCTCCATGAAGGCTGAGCTATGGTTTCAGAAAGATAGTTTTAAGGACATTGATGAAGATGACGATGAGGGTGTTGATTTAGATAAGTTGGCTGAAACCCTCAAGGAAAAAGGCAAGAAAGTAGCAGAAGATGGCATGATGGAAAAAGCTAAtggtttaaaaagaaaactgcaAGAGGAGAGTTCTGATGATGACTCATCTGATAGTGACTATGATGTTGAGGATACTGTTGCTCCCACATCAGGAAAAGCTGGTGCGAAAGGTGCCCAAAAAGATGGATTTGAAGTTGTTTCACAAGATCCAG ATTTAAAGCGGTTGAAGAAAAACCTCAAGATGGATGCCGAGACCCTCGCGCTAGGAACGATGATAGCAACGTCGAAAAAATTCAAAAGAGATCTTATTGATGACGGGTGGAACCGCTACGCTTTCAATGATAAAAATTTACCAGATTGGTTTGTAGATGATGAAAAGAAGCATATGAAAAAAACAATCATTGTTCCTGAG GAATACACTGAAGAGTATAAAAACCGATTACAAGACATAAACGCACGGCCGATAAAGAAAGTAATAGAAGCCAAAGCACGGAAGAAGAAGCGTATGATCAAGAAGATGGAACGTGCTAAAAAGAAGGTCGAAGCCGTCATGGAAAATGCTGATATGTCAGAGAGGGAAAAAgctcaacaaataaaaactttgtataaaaaggcGCAGACTGATGGAAAGAAGAAAGTAACTTATGTGGTAGCTAAAAAACACACTACCGCCAAAAGGATGAAGCGTCCTCAAGGAGTCAAAGGACATTACAAGGTGGTCGACCCACGCATGAAGAAAGACTTGCGCGCGCAAAAGGCTAAGGAGAAAACTAAAGGTCGCGGAAAAAAGGTCAGACCTTCCAAGAACAGTAAAAGTACGCCGCCTAAAAAGAAAGGCAAGAAAGCTAAAGCTAAGTAA
- the LOC110370040 gene encoding bax inhibitor 1, giving the protein MTPNLQTFVNSFQNRLEPPVRQHLKNVYGTLMMTCGAALGGVYVDMYTWFQAGILSAIVGAGLMLMLIATPDNGKNTNLRLGYLLGFGLTSGMSLGPLLEYVSFVDPSIIVTALLGSTLVFVCFSIAAMLADRGSWLFLGGTLMTLLTSMSLMTLVNIFMQSHFLYQAHLYLGLMLMCGFVLFDTQLIIEKRRMGSKDFVQHALELFIDFIGMFRRLLIILSQKEEQNRRRKRD; this is encoded by the exons ATGACTCCTAATCTCCAAACATTCGTCAACAGCTTTCAAAATCGACT agAACCACCGGTTCGCCAGCATTTGAAAAATGTCTATGGAACCTTGATGATGACATGTGGTGCCGCTCTGGGTGGGGTATACGTTGATATGTACACCTGGTTCCAAGCTGGCATCTTATCTGCTATTGTTGGAGCTGGCCTCATGTTGATGTTGATTGCAACACCTGACAATGGCAAAAATACCAACCTCCGTCTGGGATATCTCTTGGGTTTCGGTCTTACTTCAG GAATGAGCCTGGGACCTCTCCTGGAGTATGTCAGCTTCGTCGATCCATCCATCATAGTGACAGCTCTGTTGGGCAGCACACTGGTGTTTGTTTGCTTCTCCATTGCTGCCATGCTGGCTGACCGCGGCAGCTGGTTGTTCCTGGGAGGAACCCTGATGACTCTGCTTACATCCATGTCACTCATGACCTTAGTCAATATCTTCATGCAGTCCCACTTCCTTTATCAA GCTCACCTTTACCTTGGACTTATGCTGATGTGTGGATTTGTACTATTTGACACACAACTCATAATTGAGAAACGCAGAATGGGCAGCAAGGACTTTGTGCAACATGCTCTGGAGCTGTTCATTGATTTCATTGGAATGTTCAGAAGACTGCTCATCATCTTGTCACAGAAG GAAGAACAGAACCGCCGCCGCAAACGTGATTAA
- the LOC110370038 gene encoding tRNA-dihydrouridine(16/17) synthase [NAD(P)(+)]-like yields the protein MAYDWFESIGRPKFVVAPMVDASELAWRLLSRRHGATLCYTPMFHSNVFTKDPKYRKDNMVTCEEDRPLIVQFCGNNPETMAAAAKLVEHQCDAIDVNLGCPQSIAKRGRYGSFLQDDWELLKKIVKAMSEAVSIPITCKVRIFESIDKSVEYALMLQNAGCQMLTVHGRTREQKGPLTGIASWKHIKAVREAISIPMLANGNIQCLEDVYRCLEYTKVDGIMSAEGNLTNPAIFAGINPLTWEMVEEYLDLVDKYPCPSSYIRGHLFKIFHKIFSFEENNEDRQILATAQNLDDFRRVCINVKDKYLPYHEGKLQFDNDENITRIGYNIILPPWICQPYVRMSPAEHTEKMEKLNTVQKNVAEKRNCEEIDGVPLSRKKMKKLRRIMRRPEKQDAQQNNSRSGQICVNTSCPNPLGGKCLYQLCKKCCRNKCYEEDLDCKGHGILVHTRRETAKKFSSNGENNPKIIVH from the exons ATGGCTTATGACTGGTTTGAATCCATAGGGCGGCCAAAATTTGTAGTCGCACCTATGGTAGATGCCAGTGAGCTGGCTTGGCGACTTTTATCCCGAAGACACGGTGCTACATTGTGTTATACTCCCATGTTCCACAGTAATGTGTTTACTAAAGACCCTAAGTATAGGAAAGATAACATGGTTACTTGCGAAGAGGACCGTCCGCTTATCGTCCAG TTTTGTGGCAATAACCCTGAAACAATGGCAGCTGCTGCAAAACTAGTTGAACATCAATGTGATGCCATTGACGTTAATCTTGGCTGCCCCCAATCCATAGCAAAGAGAGGCAGATATGGATCATTCTTACAAGACGATTGGGAACTCCTAAAGAAAATTG TCAAAGCGATGTCAGAAGCAGTGTCAATACCCATAACATGTAAGGTGAGGATATTTGAAAGTATTGACAAATCTGTAGAATACGCACTCATGTTACAAAATGCTGGATGTCAAATGCTCACAGTTCATGGGAGGACAAGAGAACAGAAAGGCCCACTAACTGGTATTGCTAGTTGGAAACATATAAAGGCTGTAAG GGAAGCCATATCAATACCCATGCTGGCAAATGGAAATATTCAATGTTTAGAGGATGTATACAGATGCTTAGAGTACACAAAAGTAGATGGCATTATGAGTGCAGAAGGTAATCTGACAAACCCAGCAATATTTGCAGGAATTAATCCATTGACATGGGAAATGGTTGAAGAATATCTAGACCTTGTTGACAAATATCCTTGTCCATCTTCTTATATAAGAGgccatttattcaaaatattccataaaat ATTTTCATTTGAAGAAAACAATGAGGATAGACAAATTCTGGCAACAGCTCAAAACTTGGATGACTTTAGAAGAGTATGCATAAATGTTAAAGATAAGTATTTGCCTTATCATGAAGGAAAATTGCAATTTGACAATGATGAAAATATAACTAGGATTGGATACAATATAATTTTGCCTCCATGGATATGCCAACCTTATGTGAGGATGTCACCTGCAGAGCACACAGAGAAAATGGAGAAATTGAATACAGTACAG AAAAATGTTGCTGAGAAAAGAAATTGTGAGGAGATTGACGGTGTACCTTTGTCtagaaagaaaatgaaaaaattaaGACGTATAATGAGAAGACCAGAGAAACAGGACGCGCAACAAAACAATAGTAGAAGTGGACAAATTTGTGTCAACACAAGTTGTCCCAATCCATTG GGAGGGAAATGCCTGTATCAACTGTGTAAGAAATGCTGCAGAAATAAATGTTACGAAGAGGATTTAGACTGTAAGGGCCATGGGATACTGGTACATACAAGGCGCGAGACGGCCAAAAAGTTTTCTAGTAATGGTGAAAATAACCCGAAAATTATAGTACATTAA
- the LOC110370039 gene encoding palmitoyltransferase ZDHHC11: protein MDKCCASHQSPRPQRRLNGFQLPLNHQQIIGWIVFIATGSLNYFILIKIQFDELRTIALVVFTVLYVSHVSSHLCASLLDPSETELRKLEVYNVPEFNREIHAHVIENGRCHLCNIHTSGRRTKHCSICNKCVENFDHHCKWLNNCIGRRNYVAFISCVTTAFMISAFTSSLCAADIVIFFTNPKYFSIEAQTFTNCSALYNTTSVTPSFCRNSVSLFTFLVIFCVVSTAIGCALLHLCCFHIYISLLGVTTYEYVVRSGDSEVPPYKYVRNCKCCRWRMSRELYAIRKSNGNIQNQQNPDTSKWNVSRTTHLENGEANVLNFISILINNELGKARKIFLYDKNKVHPQDENSSGR from the coding sequence ATGGACAAATGCTGTGCCTCACACCAATCTCCCAGACCACAAAGAAGATTGAACGGATTTCAATTACCACTAAACCACCAACAAATAATCGGATGGATTGTATTCATCGCAACGGGAtcgttaaattattttattctgattaaaatacaatttgatgAGTTGAGGACTATAGCTCTAGTGGTATTTACGGTGCTGTACGTGTCTCACGTTTCATCGCATCTTTGTGCGTCGCTATTAGACCCCAGTGAGACCGAATTAAGAAAATTAGAAGTTTATAATGTTCCTGAATTCAACCGAGAAATCCACGCACACGTTATTGAGAATGGAAGATGTCATCTGTGTAATATACATACTAGCGGCAGAAGAACCAAGCATTGCAGTATATGCAACAAATGTGTGGAGAACTTCGACCACCACTGCAAGTGGCTCAACAACTGCATTGGCCGCAGGAACTACGTGGCGTTCATTTCTTGCGTCACTACAGCGTTCATGATATCAGCGTTTACGTCATCGCTGTGTGCAGCAgatattgtgatattttttacaaatccaaaatattttagtattgaaGCACAAACTTTTACTAACTGCAGTGCATTATACAACACAACGTCGGTAACGCCGAGTTTTTGTAGAAATTCAGTATCTCTCTTCACGTTTTTAGTCATATTTTGTGTAGTATCAACAGCAATAGGATGTGCCTTATTACATTTGTGCTGTTTTCACATTTATATCTCTCTGCTGGGAGTAACGACATATGAATATGTGGTTAGAAGTGGGGACTCAGAAGTTCCTCCTTACAAATATGTTAGGAACTGTAAATGTTGCAGGTGGCGCATGTCACGGGAATTGTATGCCATAAGAAAATCCAATGGGAATATACAAAATCAACAAAACCCTGACACAAGTAAATGGAATGTTTCACGTACTACACATTTAGAGAATGGGGAAGCCAATGTTCTAAATTTTATTAGCATATTAATTAACAACGAGTTGGGCAAAgctaggaaaatatttttatatgataagAATAAAGTACACCCACAAGATGAAAATAGTAGTGGTAGATAA